The Arachis hypogaea cultivar Tifrunner chromosome 19, arahy.Tifrunner.gnm2.J5K5, whole genome shotgun sequence genome has a window encoding:
- the LOC140182098 gene encoding uncharacterized protein, producing the protein MDNRNVVPYNVYLLMSYKVHVNVEYCKKSNAIKYLFKYVNKGPDRVAVGVTKEASRREDVQVIDEIKQFYDCRYLPACEAVWRTLAYDILQRWPSVMRLTFHLPREQNIIFKDDDNLEEIVEEKKGKSVQRDCTIYESIRTVKGITYSSFQDACYSMRLLCDDREFITTINEVVELVSGHQLRAATDI; encoded by the exons ATGGATAATAGGAATGTGGTTCCATACAATGTATATTTGCTGATGTCTTATAAAGTGCATGTTAATGTAGAGTACTGCAAGAAGTCAAATGCTATCAAATATTTGTTCAAGTACGTGAATAAAGGTCCAGACAGGGTAGCAGTTGGAGTTACAAAGGAAGCTTCCAGAAGAGAGGATGTTCAGGTTATTGACGAGATCAAACAATTTTATGATTGCAGATATTTGCCTGCATGCGAGGCTGTGTGGAGAACTTTAGCTTATGATATTCTTCAGAGGTGGCCTTCAGTGATGAGATTAACTTTTCATTTGCCTAGAGagcaaaatatcatctttaaagacGATGACAATCTTGAGGAAATCGtggaagaaaagaaaggaaaat CTGTTCAGAGAGATTGCACAATATATGAGTCTATCAGGACAGTTAAAGGAATTACATATTCTAGTTTCCAAGATGCTTGCTATTCCATGAGACTACTGTGCGATGATAGGGAATTCATTACAACTATTAATGAGGTAGTTGAACTTGTATCTGGTCATCAATTAAGAGCTGCTACTGATATCTAG
- the LOC112777778 gene encoding F-box/kelch-repeat protein At3g23880, with amino-acid sequence MGAHAIVKVVFGAATKWSKLLSLLLPPPLRPPTLPILPPELIELILLRLPARSLLKFKSVCKSWKTLISSSDFIKNQVQLSIMAEPAISELHLVYSNIFRFNNNEIGFIPIQSLLENLSFGIEVVYFAVEGYNVNITGSCNGFLCLTNLPSFDFKVRLLNPCTGLASEWLTLHSEYDQQQRPLISTFGFGYDHVNDKFKILTVVKNSTKIYTFGAHSWITVQDIPLYTLDWDGTFVTGTGTLNWLATKIASSITYPVNQTAIVVLSFNFGNESYGQIALPNVEGGMIHREPVLVTLRNSLCVCHGYQCSGWDLWMMKEYGNEDSWTRMLVIPHEELIPHAIAIRPLHIMENDLLLVLVRRPAYGKCSQLVVYNPTNKGDKLGYPVINYYSYDDMPDYDDPLRCFRLHRESLVSPSHYGLKTDHMWL; translated from the coding sequence ATGGGGGCACATGCTATTGTGAAGGTGGTGTTTGGAGCCGCCACCAAGTGGTCCAAACTGCTTTCACTCCTGCTGCCGCCGCCACTGCGCCCACCGACACTACCAATCTTGCCGCCTGAGCTCATAGAGCTAATCCTATTGAGGCTTCCAGCCAGGTCCCTTCTGAAATTCAAGAGTGTTTGCAAGTCATGGAAAACCCTAATCTCCAGCTCCGACTTCATCAAGAACCAAGTTCAACTTTCAATAATGGCGGAACCAGCCATTTCCGAACTACACTTGGTCTATTCCAACATTTTCCGATTCAACAACAACGAAATTGGATTTATCCCCATTCAATCTCTGTTGGAGAACCTTTCTTTCGGTATCGAAGTGGTTTACTTCGCCGTGGAAGGTTATAACGTGAACATTACGGGCTCCTGCAATGGGTTCCTATGCTTAACCAATCTTCCAAGCTTTGATTTCAAAGTGAGGTTGTTGAATCCTTGCACTGGATTGGCGTCAGAATGGTTGACACTTCATTCTGAATATGACCAACAACAGAGACCTCTTATCTCCACTTTTGGGTTTGGCTATGATCATGTCAATGACAAGTTCAAGATTCTCACGGTTGTTAAAAATTCCACCAAAATATACACCTTTGGCGCGCATTCCTGGATAACCGTTCAGGATATTCCTCTCTATACTCTGGACTGGGATGGAACATTTGTGACCGGCACCGGAACACTTAATTGGCTAGCTACTAAAATTGCATCCTCTATTACCTATCCTGTCAATCAAACTGCGATAGTAGTTCTTTCTTTCAACTTTGGAAATGAGAGCTATGGTCAAATAGCATTGCCTAACGTTGAAGGCGGCATGATCCATCGCGAGCCTGTGTTAGTAACGCTAAGGAATTCTCTGTGTGTTTGTCATGGATACCAGTGTTCGGGGTGGGATTTGTGGATGATGAAGGAATATGGAAATGAAGATTCTTGGACTAGAATGTTGGTGATCCCACATGAGGAGCTTATTCCTCATGCTATTGCCATAAGACCATTGCACATAATGGAAAATGATCTGCTTCTTGTTTTGGTAAGACGTCCTGCTTATGGTAAATGTTCACAATTAGTTGTGTATAATCCTACAAATAAGGGTGATAAGTTAGGATATCCTGTGATCAACTACTACTCATATGATGACATGCCAGACTATGATGATCCTCTCAGATGCTTCCGTCTTCATCGTGAAAGTTTGGTTTCACCATCACACTATGGTCTTAAAACTGACCATATGTGGCTCTAG